A genomic segment from Blastocatellia bacterium encodes:
- a CDS encoding molybdenum cofactor biosynthesis protein MoaE: MSEIDVRFFGQCKQLTGVESLRLRLPEPSSVQAVLALLYERYPSLTKLADRLLVAVNEQYAPLDASVVDGDTVAVFPPVSGGQSDDLFALTREPIDTPGLVRRLLRHQDGAVVTFEGVVRDHSMGKAVLYLEYEGYEPMAMKMLHQIGQEIHERWPIDRVGIIHRLGRLQIGETSVAIVVTSAHRKQAFEACQYAIDRLKKIVPIWKREYFHDGAVWVDGESCAHQ; the protein is encoded by the coding sequence ATGAGCGAGATTGATGTGCGATTTTTCGGTCAGTGCAAGCAATTAACGGGCGTGGAGAGTCTTCGCCTTCGTCTGCCTGAGCCGAGTTCTGTGCAGGCTGTGTTGGCGCTTCTGTATGAGCGTTATCCATCGTTGACCAAGCTTGCTGATCGTTTATTGGTGGCGGTCAATGAGCAGTATGCGCCGTTGGACGCATCTGTGGTTGATGGCGATACGGTGGCTGTCTTTCCTCCGGTCAGCGGCGGTCAATCAGATGATCTGTTTGCCCTGACACGTGAGCCGATTGACACGCCGGGATTGGTCAGGCGATTGCTGCGCCATCAGGATGGAGCCGTGGTGACGTTTGAGGGCGTCGTGCGCGACCACTCGATGGGGAAGGCTGTTCTCTATCTTGAGTATGAAGGCTACGAGCCGATGGCCATGAAAATGTTGCATCAGATTGGACAAGAAATTCATGAGCGATGGCCGATTGATCGAGTGGGGATCATCCATCGGCTCGGTCGTCTGCAAATCGGAGAAACCAGCGTTGCTATTGTGGTTACTTCGGCCCATCGAAAGCAGGCCTTTGAAGCCTGTCAGTATGCGATTGATCGGTTGAAGAAGATCGTCCCCATTTGGAAGCGTGAATACTTCCATGACGGCGCGGTGTGGGTGGACGGTGAATCGTGCGCACACCAGTGA
- a CDS encoding LON peptidase substrate-binding domain-containing protein: protein MLEKLKQIQHLPIFPLPIVLLPGMLVPLHIFEPRYRQMLRDCLDGYRLFGVTYHPDSTVGVLVVPLVGSIGCAAHIMSVVPLEDDRSNILTAGVCRYKILEYLRQDPYLVAHIEFFEDEPSHSDVPTDLVQSVTELFGRFLRAVRTLRDAPMARQALPEPLEQLSFTIASAVLTEVEDQFEVLQMRSTEQRFQYLENQLMNIIPELEERASEHNAMKSNGHRKGGWRRNG from the coding sequence ATGCTGGAGAAGCTCAAACAGATTCAACATTTGCCTATCTTCCCACTGCCGATTGTGTTGCTGCCGGGGATGTTGGTGCCGTTGCACATTTTTGAGCCACGCTATCGCCAGATGCTGCGAGATTGCTTAGACGGCTACCGGTTGTTCGGCGTGACCTATCATCCCGATTCGACCGTCGGTGTGTTGGTCGTGCCGCTGGTGGGCAGCATCGGCTGCGCAGCTCATATCATGTCGGTCGTGCCGCTGGAAGATGATCGGTCCAACATTCTGACAGCCGGCGTGTGCCGTTACAAGATACTGGAATACCTCCGGCAAGATCCTTATCTGGTGGCGCACATCGAGTTTTTTGAAGATGAGCCGTCGCACTCAGACGTGCCGACGGATTTAGTGCAATCGGTGACGGAGTTGTTTGGGCGATTCTTGCGGGCTGTCCGCACCTTGCGGGATGCGCCGATGGCTCGACAGGCGTTGCCTGAGCCGCTTGAGCAGCTCTCATTTACGATCGCGTCAGCAGTGCTGACCGAGGTTGAAGATCAGTTTGAAGTCCTTCAAATGCGCTCCACTGAGCAACGGTTTCAGTATCTGGAAAACCAGTTGATGAACATCATTCCTGAGCTGGAAGAGCGGGCCAGCGAGCACAACGCAATGAAAAGCAACGGCCATCGAAAAGGCGGATGGCGTCGAAACGGGTGA
- the lepA gene encoding translation elongation factor 4 has translation MKAENIRNFSIIAHIDHGKSTLADRLLERTGALSEREMMEQVLDSMELERERGITIKAHAVRLQYRARDGHDYVLNLIDTPGHVDFSYEVSRSLAACEGALLVVDASQGVEAQTLANAYLAVENDLELIPVVNKIDLPAAEPERVLEEIRTVVGLDTTHAVLTSAKTGLGTDEVLEAIVRHIPPPQGELDAPLKALIFDSWYDSYLGVIVMVRVIDGVLRTGMKIRLMSTERHYEVEQLGVRTPKPQPVDQLSVGEVGFVIANIKTISDVQIGDTITDAKNPTAEPFPGFREMKPMVFAGLYPTETTHYEELRDALEKLRLNDASFHYEAESSPALGFGFRCGFLGLLHMEIVRERLEREFGLELIITAPSVRYRVLLRNGRTIEVDNPAKLPDPAAIERLEEPIIEAMIATPAEYVGPLLRLLEEKRGRQKRFDYLSPTRVLLTYELPLGEVVLDFYDRLKTLTRGYASLDYQPAGYREADLVRLDILVAGEPVDALSLIVHRDQAYARGRELVEKMRKLIPRQLFEVPIQASIGHRVIARETVRAIGKNVLAKCYGGDITRKRKLLEKQKEGKRRMKKVGRVEIPQEAFLAVLKVNE, from the coding sequence ATGAAAGCAGAGAACATTCGCAACTTCTCTATCATTGCCCATATTGACCATGGCAAATCTACGTTGGCTGATCGGCTGCTGGAACGCACCGGCGCGCTCTCTGAACGGGAGATGATGGAGCAGGTGCTCGATTCGATGGAGCTGGAGCGCGAGCGTGGCATTACGATTAAAGCTCATGCCGTTCGTCTTCAGTATCGCGCGCGCGACGGGCACGATTACGTCTTGAACCTGATTGACACGCCCGGTCATGTTGATTTTTCCTATGAAGTCTCACGCAGCTTAGCTGCCTGCGAAGGCGCGTTGTTGGTGGTGGATGCTTCGCAAGGCGTGGAGGCGCAGACGTTGGCTAATGCCTACCTGGCTGTCGAAAACGACCTGGAGCTGATCCCTGTTGTCAACAAGATTGATCTGCCGGCAGCCGAGCCCGAGCGCGTGCTGGAAGAGATTCGTACGGTCGTTGGATTAGACACCACGCACGCCGTGTTGACCAGCGCCAAGACCGGGCTGGGCACAGACGAAGTGTTGGAAGCGATCGTGCGGCACATTCCGCCGCCTCAAGGCGAGCTGGACGCGCCGTTGAAGGCGCTGATCTTTGACTCCTGGTATGATTCCTACCTGGGCGTCATCGTCATGGTGCGGGTGATAGACGGCGTGTTGCGCACGGGCATGAAAATTCGGTTGATGTCCACTGAGCGCCATTACGAGGTTGAGCAGCTTGGCGTGCGCACGCCCAAGCCGCAGCCGGTTGATCAGTTGTCGGTCGGTGAAGTCGGCTTTGTCATCGCCAATATCAAAACGATCTCGGATGTGCAGATCGGGGATACGATCACCGACGCTAAGAATCCGACCGCAGAGCCATTCCCGGGCTTTCGTGAAATGAAGCCGATGGTCTTTGCTGGACTCTATCCGACCGAGACGACGCATTATGAAGAACTGCGCGATGCGCTGGAGAAACTTCGATTGAATGACGCCTCGTTTCATTACGAAGCTGAATCGTCGCCGGCATTAGGATTTGGCTTTCGTTGTGGCTTCCTTGGCTTGTTGCACATGGAGATTGTGCGCGAACGATTGGAGCGAGAGTTCGGCCTTGAGTTAATCATCACGGCGCCGAGCGTCCGCTATCGCGTGCTGCTGCGTAACGGTCGAACTATCGAAGTAGATAACCCAGCCAAGCTGCCCGATCCAGCAGCAATCGAGCGGCTGGAAGAGCCAATCATCGAAGCGATGATTGCCACGCCGGCTGAGTATGTCGGCCCGTTGTTGCGGCTGCTTGAGGAAAAGCGCGGTCGTCAGAAGAGATTTGATTATCTATCGCCCACCCGCGTATTGCTCACCTACGAGTTGCCGCTGGGCGAAGTCGTGCTCGATTTTTATGACCGACTCAAGACGCTCACACGCGGCTATGCCTCATTGGACTACCAGCCAGCCGGCTATCGTGAGGCTGATCTGGTGCGACTGGATATCCTCGTAGCCGGCGAGCCGGTGGATGCGCTCTCGTTGATCGTTCATCGCGATCAAGCCTACGCCCGCGGCCGCGAATTAGTCGAAAAAATGCGCAAGCTGATTCCTCGTCAATTATTCGAGGTGCCCATTCAGGCGTCCATCGGGCATCGCGTTATCGCCCGCGAAACCGTCCGCGCGATTGGCAAAAACGTATTGGCCAAATGCTATGGCGGCGACATCACCAGGAAACGAAAGTTGCTCGAAAAACAGAAAGAAGGGAAGCGGCGTATGAAAAAGGTCGGACGCGTGGAAATCCCGCAGGAAGCCTTTCTCGCCGTATTGAAAGTCAACGAATAA
- a CDS encoding ROK family protein, which produces MTRQACYLGLKLGQTDIMGLLLDAQATILETVQMAWPDKSAEAALIACVQQAQQKASAQHGQLAAVGVSVPVYVRWTDVAAAPAPAASIGELAGRLTAQTHVPVIVQRHAAMSLYGEFHRGAALSAYNVLLIDLGPDIDAGLILQGRLYPGSSGHAGGFGHMTVNPDGLECECGNIGCLETIASGTNLVRRTKERLFRDHSSSLSSLARPERGELTPYRIAKEALEGDDFALMMIERTGRWIGLAVANVVNLLNLDRVVLAGDMLVADELLLGPVRQEVHKRGLAATTSHVGIVASALGEQAGAIGAALFARDSCAGDA; this is translated from the coding sequence ATGACACGTCAGGCCTGTTATCTGGGGTTGAAGCTCGGCCAAACCGATATAATGGGACTGCTGCTCGATGCGCAGGCCACGATTTTGGAGACGGTGCAGATGGCCTGGCCAGACAAATCGGCTGAGGCGGCACTGATCGCGTGCGTTCAGCAGGCGCAACAGAAGGCGTCAGCGCAACACGGTCAGTTGGCGGCCGTCGGTGTGAGTGTGCCGGTTTATGTCCGTTGGACTGATGTTGCAGCCGCGCCTGCTCCAGCGGCGTCCATTGGGGAGCTGGCCGGACGATTGACGGCGCAAACGCACGTGCCGGTGATCGTCCAGCGGCATGCCGCCATGTCTCTTTATGGAGAGTTTCATCGCGGGGCTGCGCTGAGCGCTTACAATGTCTTGCTAATTGACTTGGGGCCTGACATTGACGCTGGCCTGATCCTGCAAGGGCGGTTGTATCCAGGCTCTTCAGGACACGCTGGTGGATTCGGTCACATGACGGTTAACCCGGATGGACTGGAGTGTGAATGCGGCAATATCGGTTGCTTGGAAACGATTGCTTCGGGAACAAACCTGGTGCGACGCACCAAAGAACGCTTGTTCAGAGATCACTCATCGTCACTGTCGTCACTGGCGCGGCCAGAGCGAGGCGAGCTGACGCCCTACCGCATTGCGAAGGAAGCGCTCGAAGGCGATGATTTTGCTCTGATGATGATTGAACGGACTGGCCGATGGATTGGATTAGCTGTGGCCAATGTGGTCAATCTGCTGAACCTGGATAGAGTGGTGTTGGCAGGCGACATGCTCGTTGCCGATGAGCTGCTGCTGGGGCCTGTCAGGCAAGAAGTGCACAAGCGGGGCTTGGCGGCCACCACTTCACACGTTGGCATTGTCGCTTCCGCGCTCGGCGAGCAGGCCGGCGCCATCGGCGCAGCCTTGTTCGCTCGCGATTCATGCGCAGGGGACGCTTGA
- a CDS encoding leucyl aminopeptidase: MNVETAIMPLHELDVEVLVAIMFEGEALDASPELESLNERSGGLIGSLIASGEFRGKAYETAYIHTPGRIAARRLLLVGAGKGDKPLSEMIRNTAGTAARVIQSKQARSMGFVCRSAWELDKAAQAATEGVLLGIFDVGSYQTQNKESRFFDSLIIAAAAGSLSALERGVERGKILAKATNFARHLTNEPSSEVTPSELAAQATAMAERFGLDIEVLDEQQMRDKGMGAILGVARGSDEPAKLIVIRYTPDGERRDGELLAMVGKGITFDTGGISLKPAENMEKMKYDMAGGAAVLGAMRALGQLRPPVPVLGVIPATENMPSGRAQKPGDVIRSLSGKTIEVINTDAEGRLILADAITYARQLGATRLVDLATLTGAVTVALGSVYAAILGNDEQWVAEVIAAGKEAGERYWPLPLDEAYREQIKSDIADIKNIGGRKGGVITAAQFIQEFVGDVPWAHLDIAGTAWLDEKKPYMASGPTGIGVRTLVYLTERLASR, encoded by the coding sequence ATGAACGTAGAAACGGCAATCATGCCGCTGCATGAACTCGATGTCGAGGTGCTGGTAGCCATCATGTTTGAAGGCGAAGCACTGGATGCATCACCTGAGCTTGAATCACTCAATGAGCGTAGTGGAGGCTTGATCGGTTCGCTGATCGCATCGGGAGAATTCAGAGGGAAGGCTTATGAAACAGCCTACATTCACACGCCCGGTCGGATAGCCGCGCGACGGTTGTTGTTGGTCGGCGCTGGTAAGGGTGACAAACCATTGAGCGAAATGATTCGCAACACAGCCGGCACGGCAGCGCGGGTGATACAGTCCAAGCAAGCCCGCTCAATGGGATTTGTATGTCGCTCGGCATGGGAGCTCGACAAAGCAGCGCAGGCGGCGACAGAAGGGGTTCTGTTAGGCATCTTCGATGTTGGCAGCTACCAGACACAAAACAAGGAGAGTCGGTTTTTTGATTCGCTAATCATCGCAGCGGCGGCTGGTTCATTGTCGGCGTTGGAGCGTGGCGTTGAGCGTGGCAAAATCCTGGCCAAGGCTACCAACTTTGCTCGTCACCTGACGAACGAACCGTCCAGTGAGGTCACGCCTTCAGAGTTGGCGGCGCAAGCGACTGCGATGGCCGAGCGATTCGGCCTGGATATTGAAGTGCTCGACGAGCAACAGATGCGTGATAAGGGGATGGGCGCAATTCTGGGCGTGGCGCGTGGCAGCGATGAACCAGCCAAATTGATCGTGATTCGATACACGCCGGATGGCGAACGTCGAGACGGTGAGTTGTTAGCGATGGTCGGCAAGGGCATCACGTTTGATACAGGTGGCATCTCGCTCAAGCCGGCTGAGAACATGGAAAAAATGAAATACGACATGGCCGGCGGCGCCGCCGTGCTGGGAGCGATGCGGGCGTTGGGTCAATTGAGACCGCCTGTTCCTGTGCTGGGTGTCATCCCGGCCACAGAGAATATGCCGAGCGGTCGCGCGCAAAAGCCCGGCGATGTCATTCGCTCGTTGAGTGGAAAAACGATCGAAGTGATTAATACCGATGCGGAAGGGCGATTGATCCTAGCCGATGCGATCACCTATGCGCGTCAATTGGGCGCTACGCGCCTTGTTGATCTGGCCACGCTGACAGGCGCTGTGACGGTCGCGCTTGGATCAGTGTATGCTGCCATTTTGGGCAACGATGAGCAGTGGGTCGCCGAGGTGATTGCTGCTGGCAAAGAGGCCGGCGAGCGATATTGGCCATTGCCGTTGGACGAGGCGTATCGCGAACAGATCAAAAGCGACATCGCCGACATTAAGAATATCGGAGGCCGCAAGGGGGGTGTGATCACAGCCGCGCAGTTCATTCAGGAATTTGTCGGCGATGTACCCTGGGCGCATCTGGACATTGCGGGTACAGCCTGGCTCGATGAGAAGAAACCATACATGGCCTCTGGCCCCACTGGTATCGGCGTCAGGACGCTGGTCTATCTAACCGAGCGGTTGGCCTCTCGATGA
- the smpB gene encoding SsrA-binding protein SmpB — protein MTEDRVLATNRQAYHNYHILERYECGIALTGGEVKSIRNGGINLKEGYVQIKGGEAWLLDVHISPYKYSRLAETKPVRDRKLLLHKREIRRLASKVAEKGLTLVPTKCYLKHGRIKLEVALARGKKLYDKREAAMRKTIERETQAIFKRQHS, from the coding sequence ATGACTGAAGATCGTGTGCTGGCAACCAATCGTCAGGCCTATCACAATTATCACATTCTTGAGAGGTATGAATGCGGCATCGCGCTGACCGGCGGCGAAGTCAAGTCCATTCGCAACGGCGGCATCAATCTCAAGGAGGGCTATGTGCAAATCAAGGGCGGCGAAGCATGGTTGCTTGATGTGCACATCAGCCCTTACAAGTACAGCCGACTGGCTGAAACCAAGCCGGTGCGCGACCGCAAACTGCTGTTGCACAAACGAGAGATTCGACGGTTGGCCAGTAAGGTGGCCGAGAAAGGCCTGACACTAGTGCCAACGAAATGCTACTTGAAGCATGGCCGGATCAAGCTCGAAGTGGCGTTGGCGCGCGGCAAAAAATTGTATGACAAACGGGAAGCTGCCATGCGCAAAACGATTGAGCGAGAGACGCAGGCCATCTTCAAGCGGCAACACTCTTAG
- a CDS encoding NAD(P)-dependent glycerol-3-phosphate dehydrogenase, with protein sequence MRIAVIGAGSWGTALSCLLAERHEVVRLWGHNAQRVRQMQQTRENTLYLPNVRLPESVLVTDSLQEAIEGAEIVVTVVPSHACRHVFTEMRPWLKPRMILVSATKGIEIQTQMCMSQVMRDVLREEFEPRYVALSGPSFAIEVAQRHPTAVVAASVHSEYAQLIQQAFSTPSFRVYSSTDVIGVELGGAVKNVMALAAGVVAGLGWGYNSTVALATRGLAEMTRLALALGGRAETLAGLAGMGDLMLTCMGALSRNRRVGVELGRGRSLEQILPTMTMVAEGINTTRATYELSRRLDIPMPITTSMYQVLYQGKPPRQAAEELMVRPLTREH encoded by the coding sequence ATGCGCATCGCTGTGATTGGAGCGGGCAGTTGGGGGACAGCCTTGAGTTGTTTGCTGGCCGAACGGCACGAAGTGGTCAGGTTGTGGGGACACAATGCCCAACGCGTTCGGCAGATGCAGCAAACGCGGGAGAATACGCTCTACTTGCCCAATGTGCGATTGCCTGAGTCAGTGCTCGTCACCGATTCATTGCAAGAAGCCATTGAGGGCGCCGAGATTGTAGTGACGGTTGTGCCCTCGCATGCGTGTCGTCACGTGTTCACGGAGATGCGACCCTGGCTCAAGCCACGCATGATTTTGGTCAGCGCCACCAAGGGGATCGAAATACAAACGCAGATGTGTATGTCGCAGGTGATGCGCGATGTGTTACGCGAGGAGTTTGAGCCGCGTTATGTGGCACTGTCGGGGCCAAGTTTTGCCATCGAGGTCGCGCAGCGTCATCCGACAGCCGTTGTCGCGGCATCGGTCCACAGCGAGTATGCGCAGTTGATTCAGCAGGCGTTTTCCACGCCTTCGTTTCGCGTTTATTCAAGCACGGATGTCATTGGCGTCGAGCTGGGCGGTGCGGTCAAGAACGTCATGGCGCTGGCTGCTGGCGTGGTGGCTGGGCTTGGATGGGGCTATAACAGCACGGTGGCGCTGGCCACGCGGGGGTTGGCCGAGATGACGCGGCTGGCGCTGGCGCTGGGCGGACGAGCGGAAACGCTGGCGGGGCTGGCCGGCATGGGCGATTTGATGTTGACCTGTATGGGCGCGCTCTCGCGGAATCGTCGCGTCGGTGTTGAATTGGGGCGTGGCCGTTCGCTTGAGCAGATTCTACCGACGATGACCATGGTGGCCGAAGGCATTAACACAACACGGGCTACGTATGAATTGAGTCGCCGGTTGGACATCCCGATGCCCATCACAACCAGCATGTACCAAGTGCTCTATCAAGGAAAACCACCACGCCAAGCGGCTGAAGAGCTGATGGTGCGTCCGTTGACCAGGGAACATTGA
- the plsY gene encoding glycerol-3-phosphate 1-O-acyltransferase PlsY, with the protein MNHWLSIVLAYLLGSIPVGYLLVRYVFVPGEDIRHYGSGATGATNVSRLAGLKGAAWTYVFDVLKGTFAVLVAGWLTQGEPRWMAAASVAAIIGHIFPVWIGFRGGKGVATGLGAYLVLSPAAVVSALLVWGLVVYWKRYVSLGSIVAAASLPFFVLIWESAVWPRPGQQMAPLLVATLVGCGLVIAAHHENIKRLLSGVEDKMGERDVPGIRSRQ; encoded by the coding sequence ATGAATCACTGGCTTAGTATCGTTCTTGCATACTTGCTCGGTTCAATTCCCGTCGGCTATCTGCTGGTCCGCTACGTGTTCGTGCCCGGTGAAGACATTCGTCACTACGGCAGCGGCGCGACCGGCGCCACCAATGTCAGTCGGCTCGCTGGATTGAAAGGAGCAGCGTGGACGTATGTCTTCGACGTTCTCAAAGGGACGTTCGCCGTGTTGGTGGCCGGTTGGTTGACGCAAGGTGAGCCACGGTGGATGGCTGCCGCCAGCGTAGCGGCGATTATCGGGCATATCTTTCCTGTGTGGATAGGATTTCGCGGCGGCAAAGGTGTCGCAACCGGCCTTGGCGCATATCTGGTGTTATCTCCGGCTGCTGTCGTATCGGCGTTGCTTGTGTGGGGACTGGTGGTGTATTGGAAGCGTTACGTGTCGCTCGGCTCGATTGTGGCGGCTGCATCGCTGCCGTTTTTTGTGTTGATTTGGGAAAGCGCTGTATGGCCTCGGCCAGGCCAGCAGATGGCGCCGCTGCTGGTGGCGACGTTGGTTGGATGTGGATTGGTCATCGCGGCTCATCATGAAAATATCAAGCGGCTTTTGTCGGGCGTCGAGGATAAGATGGGAGAACGCGATGTCCCCGGCATAAGGAGTCGGCAGTAA